tagaaaaaacgTATGTGTTATTCACACATAAATGAGGATTCTATGTAAGAAAATCAACTCAATTCTCTATTGAAAACAattctttattgaaaaaaaaaattcttattaaggtgtgtactttttttaattctgaaatttaaaaatattcttttagttCCTGAAATTTGACATTACTTTTTTTAGTCTCCgatataattgatattttatggTAGTTTTTAATtggcataaattattttttattttttagttgctTGAATTGTGTTTTGAAATTGTTACATAGTGCTAAAAATCGCCTTAaagtattatttattatgttagtgactacaaaaaataatatcaaatttcagagattaaaaaaaacatttttaaatttgaggaCTAAAAAAACTCACCCTcctaatttaaaaactaaaagtctTTCTCCTTTCATTATTCACTGATGAgagattttttttggattttgcacgattttttagtgtttaggaaaaattaaatataattatggaccttttttggtttgagaaaatcatttttgttttcatttttaattataaaataaattgtttttattttgttctgttttcaaaagtttgtatagaaaacgggtgaaggtagtttttcttttatttattttcctttttactgTATTTTATACacatctttaaaataaaatatttaaaatgaaaacataattttttcttcaaaaaaaaaaaatgaaaacacaattttaGGATTTGTTTGTTTCCTGGTTTGAAAAATAGTTCTGTTTCCCAAAATTTGTTTGTCTAGCATACTTAATAGtatatttgtgttttttaaagTTTGTTTTCTGAACACCTGAACAgagtatttgaaaaaaaagaagaggattATAAAACATCTTCTAGTTTCTGtatttggtttttaaaatatttttttagaaacaattttcaaaactaaataGCTTTTGCACGAGAAATTTATTGTTGAGTACTAAGTGGTATGGATTTATTTGAGTAAcagtttaaaatacaaaaagagacTCAACACTTTCGAATTCATTTCGTTTGTACTCGTTATAGCCACCATCCGCCGAGAAAACGATGTATATAATCAGGATACCTGTTTTATTGCTGGAGATAATCATAGGCAAACCTTGTGGAGTATAATTaacaatgatttatttatttttgttaagacGAGAGTTCAACTGGTTAATTGGATCTGATTaccaaggcccaaaattaaagatttttaatATCTTGAGTGTGggaataatttttattcaagtATCCATTTTGTTctagtcaaaagttattaattGAGTTTTAAAACTGCTGACCAATTTCGCTTAAATAAAGCCTAGTTTGTTAATTGAGCCAGAACTACTCCTCGTGCTTTGCGTTGAAGCCTTTAAACATACGTAAATTACCTCATTTTCAAGTCGGGATTTGAATGCTTGAACCTCTTTATAATCTTTCTCAAGCTTAAGCAACCTCGATAATGaaaaaagtagttttttttttgtttctatgaaaaaagtaataaatactacatatgaaatgttgtttattttatctatttatcttttaaaaaatttaaattatttaattaaatttgattttagaaggTACTATCGAAATAAAATAGTTCCGGGTAGTTAGCATTATCTTGGCAAATCATCAATGATGATGCTTTTTATGTCACTCTCATAAACGAACCACTTTGGCTACTTGGCTACTTGGCCACTTAGCCAATAGCCATCACTGAATTCAAAAGATTGATGTCAGCAATCGTACAGCTTTGAAATGCATATGCTCGTCTTAATCTTAAAACTGAATACAAAGCCTCTTGCTTTGCTGGTTAGAATTGATATCTATCAGTTAGTCCCACAACTCCTACTTAACGCAATACTATTGTCGTGTAATGCTATtcgaatatatatattttcttattgcaAATATTGTGGGTCAATAATATTCTGGCGGGGTTTCATTTTAATTAGGTTGTGTTATTTGTTAGCGGTTTATGTAATAAGGGGCTAGATAACCTGGAGAGATTAGTTTCAGTCTTCGGCCATTAAGCCAAGGGAATACTCAAAAATCCATAATTCACCCAGAAAATATACCCCTTTCAATGACTTTACTATAAATGGTATTTAGTTAGAACCATTTTAGAGATTtcatttgttgtttttgttcctggtttttattttatattttatccctCATTCTGTGAGTAGGAAGAAAGAGAAACTTTGGCATACTTAGGTTAGTCTCACCGACTACTTGTTTAGGGGTTGGTGAGTCACATGGGTTTTGGCTTGTCTGGTAAAAAAAACGTCATTTTCacaatattttatactaataatttaaaaaataagagagagatAATTATAAGATAAGATGAATAATGTAATATacagaaatacaaaaaaaaatgcattatgaaaaagtattttaatatttgagtaaaattaatatttcttttatggATAGTATCTTcataaagtaaaatttattttttcctctcaTAATTGCATGTGGACATTTTAGCATAGATAAGAATTCTGCGGTTGTTGGGAGAGTTATGGTGCACTAAAATACTTTTCCTTTTGTACTATTCAACCAAAATGCTttaaaggagaaggaaaaaaagcctctttttttttttcaccaccGAACGGATAACATGGATAGGAGATAGCCAAGTTTCATGTCCCTTCTGTTTCAATTCCCAAGAAACTTGATCCTGAATTCATGTCATAATAGTTGCTGTTGAAGTACCCTCTTCAAATTTCTGAAGAATCATGGCCTACTACAGCTCTGCCTATTCTGGTTCTGAAAATTATGGTGAGTACAATTTCAACTCTTATGCTCTCAATTATGATTATGCTCAAATTCCATCCTATATGGCTTATACTAGTTATGAGTACAATCAAAATCAACCATATTATGGATATGATTCAAGTTTATATTATGCTCCTAATTACCCTGCTGAGACTTACCAAACCCAAACCACATCTTACTCAGCCACAACGTATAGTGACCCAAAATCTGTTGTGTATGTTCCCAATAACGGTATGAGTCAGCTTGTGATATCTTATTCTAAAGCGGAATTCAATGTGCCTGAATTTGATGACTATGATCCAACACCTTATGGTGGTGGATATGACATTGATCAGACCTATGGCAAAGCCCTACCACCTTCAGATAAAATTTGCTATCCTCGTTCTGGGTCAAGTCCAATTACTGAACCACAACCACTCTTTTCTGGGCCCATAGTTCCATTGCCTACTATAGAAGAGGGAATTGAAGAGAAACCAATCACACCCCAGAATGGAGCTATCATCCAAACAAAAACCGAAGAGAAGCCTCAGTCACAAGATAGTGGCAAAGATCACCCTAAAGAAGTAGAAGACAACAACTTTGACACTGAGAGTGAGGGAAGTGATGACCATGAAGATGATAACTATTCAGAATCTGGCATTGATGAAGGGTACAATGGGGGACAGGGTTATGATGAGCATGAGAAGCAAGTGGTTCCTGTTGTTCCTCAATATCCTAGTGGATATGGATTGGAAGCTATGGACATTTGTGAAAGCTTGTTTGGATATTGGCCTTGTTTGGATCgtatgaagaagaagagggaaTGTTGTTGTGAGGAAGTGAGTTATAGAGGGAACAATTGTCAGGAGAACATGTGGCAAGGTACTGCAGATTATCTATTTGGCAGTCCAAATCCTTATGGTGGGAGTGGCTATGGAGGAGATGTTGTTTATGGATATCAAAGGCATCATCCAATGCAAGCACAATACAAACAGATTGATTATACTGATGGATCGTGGTGACAAATCAAAACCATTTGTTCTAAgatgtaataaaaaatgttgaagaTGTAAAGCTTGTCTGTGTTGTAATAAAATGTAAGTAtgtaacatttgaatttgaagatGTGCAATGAAGAAAATTTCTTGCTTGGTTTTCTGCCAGTCTCATGCGCTATAGCTAAGCTCCAGTTCATTTACTTGCTGCTTAGTGCTGTGATTTAATCCTTCCACTGATGTAATGGGGGATCTTATTAGGGACCTCCTAAGCTCTGCCACCCAAATTCCATGAATCTCATTTTAGATTTTCTAAGTGAAATTGATTGAAGCTTAACCCCCAACATGttaatcaattgaaatttcttaattttctttattacagaaatccaaaaaatattgtattgcttttctaaattttgtgctTTTTTGTCATTTATCCTCACTTCAACTTCCACCTGTACATGTAGTTTACTGCTACTTGTCACTGCCCAACCAAAATCTGCCCATACTAACATATATCTAATAGCAACAGCTTGTAACATCTAAATTTGTATTTGACAGTAGAGTTATTTGTCTTACATGTGTCCTATAACCATTTTATACATTCCACCTGTACATGTACGTTCTTActtgatttcaaaaaaaatttaaaattttgaatcctCGTTTTAAATTTATGACTTTAGATTTATAACTTCTTTCAAGCATTCACttggcttcttcttcttcttcttttttttacgacaaagtattatattttaatattacaaaagtttttttaatatctcaACCACTAAGCCAATCATATGATATTTGACCCATTAGAATTAGCTTAATGGTAGGAGATTTAAATAATGTGTAAGAGATCATAGATTCTAACTTTCTTATGACTATTGaatattgaaattataaaaaaaataagaaacatgaATTAGGTGTGAAATAAAGGTTAATCTATCATTAAGTGACAATGCCAAaagaaattacaatttaaattttcttgattAGAGATGAATGCTCACATATTTAATGTCTTATAtatgatttattcatttaaatttctttcttgtttgaatttgttttcttctaattaTCATGTTAAATAGTATGAAATAGAGTCAGGGAAGTAATTTattgtaacttattttttttatctcactaatccaaacacactatccAATAGtttctaattgatttttaaacttttaatttcaACTATGAACAATGTAAGATCATGATATTTCCATTTATTAGCTgaaaattttctctttattaatTGATAGGTCGGTTTACTGATTAGAAAAATTCAGATATGGAAATAAAGACACAGACGAATCAACTAACATAGTAATATTTTTGCAAACAACTGCTTAAagtttctgttttcaaaatTGAAGAGTCATTAATAATCATTCAAACTAAATTACTCCATTAATGAAGCAAATTTGATTAACTACACTAGTAATGAAGCTCCACGGGCAAACTTTTCGTACCCAACAACATATTCTCAGAGCTAATTTGATTAAGGCAATTGGCGACTCAaatctttttaataaatacGTGTGCGCGCATTACCGCACGCATGTTTTATGTATCATTTATGTGTGGGTAATGAATCCACATCCCCCACTTGTATTCTTTGCTTAAAGTCTTCTCACCaagtaaattaaacaaaaaaaaaatcaaaataattgttgtctagaGCATTCGACATAACATGCTTTGGTATTGataattgtgaaatttgaatttaattgatagttaattttgactaagaataattagaatttatttactttaatgttgtttttaatgaaataataagaaatttaatagcatgttaattttttattagcagaattcaaaagaaaaaaattacatgtgctttgaaaaaaaattgaagcaaaaacttgaagaaaaaaatttaaagaaaaaattaaagattgagACAGTTCACTTAGCGCATAAAACATGCCTGACGTATCGCCTCGCTTAGTAGCCAGATACCTTTGACATATAAAATTGAGAGATCTCTCTAATGAATAGGTCTTGAGTATTTCAAACAGGGAAATCCTCTTTCTAGTCATTCTCCCCTTCTCTTCTATTATTcattccttctcttcttctatCCACATGAGTCCCTAAAGCGTGAAGCCTATCATGGCGCTAAACCCCCATTGTTGGAAATTTGACGGACCAACTCTTGTAATgtgatttttttctaatatctaTTTAACGAAATCCAATTTTTATTGCTATTGGTTGTgctttattgtttattgattATGATCTAATCACTCATGTTATGCTCATGTATTATTTAGGAGGTaatgcattaaaaaattattattttctaagtACTAAGAAAGGGACATTTAAATGAAATCATTGCGAAGAACATAGTGATATTTGT
The nucleotide sequence above comes from Glycine soja cultivar W05 chromosome 11, ASM419377v2, whole genome shotgun sequence. Encoded proteins:
- the LOC114376004 gene encoding uncharacterized protein LOC114376004: MAYYSSAYSGSENYGEYNFNSYALNYDYAQIPSYMAYTSYEYNQNQPYYGYDSSLYYAPNYPAETYQTQTTSYSATTYSDPKSVVYVPNNGMSQLVISYSKAEFNVPEFDDYDPTPYGGGYDIDQTYGKALPPSDKICYPRSGSSPITEPQPLFSGPIVPLPTIEEGIEEKPITPQNGAIIQTKTEEKPQSQDSGKDHPKEVEDNNFDTESEGSDDHEDDNYSESGIDEGYNGGQGYDEHEKQVVPVVPQYPSGYGLEAMDICESLFGYWPCLDRMKKKRECCCEEVSYRGNNCQENMWQGTADYLFGSPNPYGGSGYGGDVVYGYQRHHPMQAQYKQIDYTDGSW